The proteins below are encoded in one region of Citrobacter enshiensis:
- a CDS encoding LacI family DNA-binding transcriptional regulator, producing the protein MTTMLDVSRRAGVSKATVSRVLNGTGQVKESTRQKVFNAMEALDYRPNFLARSLANRTSNSIGLVVSTFDGFYFGRLLQQASRQTESHGKQLIVTDGHDTPEREQEAVQMLADRQCDAIILYTRYMSEKAIMALINTIAMPLVVINRDVSLARDRAVFFEQEDAAFQVVDYLITQGHRDIACITVPIHTPTGKSRLMGYRKALEKNGIAWDPAKVKYGDSSMMRGYDACRELLDEGVTFSALFACNDDMALGASKALHQAGLRIPQDISLFGFDDAPSAKWLEPGLSTVYLPIDNMITTAIDQAIRLVSGKALEPIPPFTGTLVLRDSVTTGPYYQSE; encoded by the coding sequence ATGACAACAATGCTGGATGTTTCACGTCGTGCGGGCGTATCAAAGGCGACTGTTTCTCGCGTGCTTAACGGGACAGGACAGGTAAAAGAGAGCACGCGGCAAAAAGTCTTTAACGCGATGGAAGCCCTGGATTATCGCCCCAACTTTTTGGCGCGATCGCTGGCGAACCGTACCAGTAACAGCATTGGTCTGGTGGTGTCGACGTTTGACGGATTCTACTTCGGTCGACTACTGCAACAGGCCTCGCGCCAGACGGAATCTCACGGTAAGCAGTTGATTGTCACCGACGGTCACGATACGCCGGAGCGCGAGCAGGAAGCGGTACAGATGCTTGCCGACAGGCAATGTGACGCCATCATTCTCTATACCCGCTATATGAGCGAAAAGGCGATCATGGCGCTTATCAATACGATCGCCATGCCGCTGGTGGTGATCAATCGCGACGTCAGCCTGGCCCGGGATCGCGCCGTCTTTTTCGAACAGGAAGACGCCGCCTTTCAGGTCGTGGATTATCTGATCACGCAGGGCCATCGTGATATCGCCTGTATTACCGTTCCCATCCACACCCCAACCGGAAAATCCCGCTTAATGGGGTATCGTAAAGCGCTGGAGAAAAACGGCATTGCCTGGGATCCAGCAAAGGTAAAATACGGGGACTCCAGCATGATGCGTGGCTACGATGCGTGCCGTGAATTGCTCGATGAAGGTGTGACGTTTAGCGCCCTTTTCGCCTGTAACGACGATATGGCGTTGGGCGCCTCGAAAGCGCTACATCAGGCTGGGCTTCGGATCCCACAGGATATTTCACTGTTCGGTTTTGACGATGCCCCCAGCGCAAAATGGCTTGAGCCGGGGCTTTCTACGGTTTATCTGCCCATTGATAATATGATAACCACGGCTATCGATCAGGCCATACGGCTGGTCAGCGGCAAGGCGCTGGAGCCCATCCCTCCCTTTACGGGAACCCTGGTACTCCGCGATTCCGTCACCACCGGGCCGTATTACCAATCAGAATAA
- the galR gene encoding HTH-type transcriptional regulator GalR, with protein MATIKDVARLAGVSVATVSRVINDSPKASEASRLAVTSAMESLSYHPNANARALAQQSTETVGLVVGDVSDPFFGAMVKAVEQVAYHTGNFLLIGNGYHNEHKERQAIEQLIRHRCAALVVHAKMLPDAELASLMKQIPGMVLINRILPGFEKRCVALDDRYGAWLATRHLIQQGHTRIGYLCSNHTISDAEDRLQGYYDALAESHLPSNDRLVTFGEPDESGGEQAMTELLGRGRNFTAVACYNDSMAAGAMGVLNDNGIDVPSKISLIGFDDVLVSRYVRPRLTTVRYPIVTMATQAAELALALAEKRPVPDITHVFSPTLVRRHSVSTPTESGNSSSNESPE; from the coding sequence ATGGCGACCATAAAGGATGTGGCCCGACTGGCTGGTGTTTCAGTCGCCACCGTTTCTCGCGTGATCAATGATTCCCCCAAAGCCAGTGAAGCCTCTCGTCTTGCGGTGACCAGCGCGATGGAATCTCTCAGTTATCACCCCAATGCCAATGCCCGCGCCCTTGCCCAACAATCGACGGAGACCGTCGGTCTGGTGGTGGGCGATGTGTCCGATCCTTTTTTTGGCGCGATGGTGAAAGCGGTTGAGCAAGTGGCCTATCACACCGGTAATTTTTTACTGATTGGCAACGGCTACCACAACGAACACAAAGAGCGTCAGGCGATTGAACAGCTGATCCGTCACCGCTGCGCAGCACTGGTTGTTCACGCAAAAATGCTCCCGGATGCCGAGCTGGCCTCGCTCATGAAGCAAATTCCCGGCATGGTATTGATCAACCGGATCCTGCCAGGATTTGAGAAACGCTGTGTTGCTCTGGACGATCGCTACGGCGCCTGGCTTGCCACCCGTCACCTTATTCAGCAAGGACACACCCGGATCGGCTATCTGTGTTCAAACCACACCATTTCGGACGCGGAAGACCGTCTGCAAGGTTATTACGACGCGCTGGCAGAGAGTCACCTGCCGAGTAACGATCGGCTGGTGACCTTTGGCGAACCCGACGAAAGCGGGGGCGAACAGGCCATGACGGAGCTGTTAGGCCGTGGGCGAAACTTCACCGCTGTCGCCTGTTATAACGACTCCATGGCGGCTGGTGCCATGGGGGTATTAAATGATAACGGCATCGACGTCCCGTCGAAGATTTCCCTGATTGGTTTCGATGACGTTCTGGTTTCCCGCTATGTACGCCCACGGCTAACCACCGTGCGTTATCCTATTGTGACGATGGCGACGCAGGCCGCGGAGCTGGCGCTCGCGTTGGCGGAAAAGCGTCCTGTGCCGGACATCACTCATGTGTTTAGCCCCACTCTGGTCCGTCGACACTCTGTTTCGACGCCGACGGAGTCAGGGAATTCTTCGTCAAACGAATCACCGGAATAG